One Rubritalea squalenifaciens DSM 18772 genomic region harbors:
- the gatA gene encoding Asp-tRNA(Asn)/Glu-tRNA(Gln) amidotransferase subunit GatA: protein MLATESISSLRAKLTAGEITPLDIIDSIETAVKDKDGDIGGYLSCDFETAREEAKNADLSLPLGGIPIAIKDNINVKGQPLTCASKFLEGAFTSPYDATVIQKLRAAGAIPLGRTNLDEFAMGSTCDNSAIKRTNNPVDLERTPGGSSGGSAAVVAADTAIAALGSDTGGSIRQPASHCGIVGLKPSYGLVSRYGLVAFASSLDQIGPMTKTVEDAALLLNAITGYDKADSTSLDVESTDFTADLDAGVKGLKLGIPAEYFSEATDPQVKALFDAAAAKLEAAGAELVPISLPHTKYVVATYYIIAPAEASSNLSRFDGIRYGNRAENPENLIDLYRKSRAQGFGPEVKRRIILGTYVLSSGYYDAYYTRAQKVRTLIRKDFTDAFEKVDAILSPTAPTAAPKHGENADDPLQEYLADICTLAANLAGIPGISVPAGTVESDSGTKLPVGLQILGPDLGEHTLLKIGKTLETA, encoded by the coding sequence ATGCTAGCTACAGAATCCATTTCTTCCCTCCGTGCCAAACTCACCGCCGGAGAAATCACCCCTCTCGATATCATCGATTCCATCGAAACCGCCGTGAAAGACAAAGACGGCGACATCGGCGGCTACCTCTCCTGCGATTTCGAGACCGCCCGTGAAGAAGCCAAAAACGCTGACCTTTCCCTGCCACTCGGAGGTATTCCGATTGCCATCAAGGACAACATCAACGTCAAAGGCCAGCCTCTGACCTGTGCTTCCAAGTTCCTCGAAGGCGCCTTCACCTCTCCCTACGATGCTACGGTCATCCAAAAACTCCGTGCCGCTGGCGCTATCCCGCTGGGCCGCACCAACCTGGACGAATTCGCGATGGGATCTACCTGCGATAACTCTGCGATCAAGCGCACCAACAACCCGGTGGACCTTGAGCGCACCCCAGGCGGTTCTTCTGGTGGTTCAGCCGCAGTAGTCGCAGCCGATACAGCCATCGCAGCCCTGGGCTCTGACACAGGTGGATCTATCCGCCAGCCAGCCTCCCACTGCGGAATCGTGGGCCTCAAGCCGTCCTATGGACTTGTCTCCCGTTATGGTCTGGTAGCATTCGCTTCCTCACTCGACCAGATCGGCCCGATGACCAAGACAGTCGAGGACGCCGCTCTTCTCCTCAATGCGATCACTGGCTATGACAAGGCAGACTCAACCTCACTGGATGTCGAATCTACTGATTTTACGGCTGATCTGGATGCAGGAGTCAAAGGCCTGAAGCTTGGTATCCCAGCTGAGTATTTCTCAGAGGCGACCGATCCACAGGTCAAAGCTCTCTTTGATGCTGCGGCTGCCAAACTGGAAGCAGCAGGTGCTGAGCTGGTTCCGATCTCTCTGCCTCACACCAAGTACGTGGTAGCCACCTACTACATCATTGCTCCGGCTGAGGCATCCTCCAACCTTTCCCGATTCGACGGCATCCGCTACGGCAACCGTGCAGAGAATCCAGAGAACCTGATCGACCTTTACCGCAAGTCCCGCGCACAAGGCTTCGGTCCTGAAGTGAAGCGCCGCATCATCCTCGGCACCTATGTGCTTTCTTCCGGGTACTATGATGCCTACTACACCCGCGCTCAGAAGGTCCGCACCCTGATCCGCAAGGATTTCACGGACGCCTTTGAGAAAGTAGACGCCATTCTCTCACCAACGGCTCCAACAGCGGCTCCCAAGCACGGTGAAAATGCTGACGATCCATTGCAGGAGTATCTTGCAGACATCTGCACGCTCGCGGCCAACTTGGCAGGAATTCCAGGCATCTCCGTACCAGCTGGCACTGTAGAGAGCGACTCCGGCACTAAGCTTCCGGTAGGTCTGCAGATTCTCGGCCCTGACCTCGGTGAACACACTCTGTTGAAGATCGGCAAAACGTTGGAAACTGCCTAA